A single region of the Streptomyces sp. NBC_01262 genome encodes:
- a CDS encoding RNA polymerase sigma factor translates to MKRSRDKAASELFAALYPRLAGWCRRLVDDDETAHEVASEAFTRLWARWTSVEEPRGFLYVTAANLVRDHWRKLERERRAMRRATNEVAVRPPDEQADPSVRLLVQSLPERLRVPILLHYYADMPIREVSVLTGRKEGTVKADLHAARELLRADLRRSLDHTL, encoded by the coding sequence TTGAAACGGTCCCGCGACAAGGCAGCGTCCGAGCTGTTCGCCGCCCTCTATCCACGTCTCGCCGGCTGGTGCCGGCGGCTCGTCGACGACGACGAAACGGCGCATGAGGTCGCCTCGGAGGCGTTCACCCGGCTCTGGGCCCGCTGGACCTCGGTCGAGGAGCCGCGCGGCTTCCTCTACGTCACGGCGGCCAACCTCGTCCGTGACCACTGGCGCAAGCTGGAGCGCGAGCGCAGAGCCATGCGCCGCGCCACCAACGAGGTCGCCGTCCGGCCGCCGGACGAGCAGGCCGACCCGTCGGTGCGGCTGCTCGTACAGTCGCTGCCGGAACGGCTGCGCGTCCCGATCCTGCTGCACTACTACGCTGACATGCCGATCCGGGAGGTGTCCGTGTTGACCGGGCGCAAGGAAGGAACCGTCAAGGCCGACCTCCACGCGGCCCGAGAACTGCTCCGCGCCGACCTGAGGAGAAGCCTTGACCACACACTCTGA
- a CDS encoding class F sortase, which translates to MTAPSRRAFATAAMASLLVGCGSQATTARPSGTATATTTPTPASASTSPKSGAPHALARSVPVRLQIPAIGVDTAVMRLGLAADGTVQVPPIEANSPAGWYKYSPTPGQVGPSVLLAHVTVGAYGDGVFRHLARLRQGDRIVARLENGTAAEFAVSTVRTVAKAHFPAKAVYGDVDRPELRLITCGGPRTGDGYRDNVVVFAALT; encoded by the coding sequence ATGACCGCGCCCTCCAGGCGCGCCTTCGCCACCGCGGCGATGGCCTCACTGCTGGTGGGCTGCGGCAGCCAGGCCACCACCGCACGGCCCAGCGGCACGGCGACAGCGACAACCACGCCCACACCGGCATCGGCATCGACATCGCCCAAGTCGGGGGCGCCGCACGCCCTCGCGCGTTCGGTCCCGGTCAGGCTGCAGATCCCGGCCATCGGGGTCGACACCGCGGTCATGCGGCTCGGGCTGGCCGCGGACGGCACCGTGCAGGTGCCGCCGATCGAGGCGAACTCCCCGGCGGGCTGGTACAAGTACTCGCCGACGCCGGGCCAGGTCGGCCCGTCGGTGCTCCTCGCCCATGTCACGGTCGGCGCCTATGGCGACGGGGTCTTCCGTCACCTCGCGCGACTGCGGCAGGGCGACCGGATCGTGGCGCGCCTGGAGAACGGCACGGCCGCGGAGTTCGCCGTCAGCACCGTACGCACGGTCGCCAAGGCGCACTTCCCCGCGAAGGCGGTCTACGGGGACGTGGACCGCCCGGAGCTGCGGCTCATCACCTGCGGCGGCCCCCGTACCGGTGACGGCTACCGCGACAACGTGGTCGTCTTCGCCGCGCTGACCTGA
- a CDS encoding sortase-dependent protein, whose product MRRTVLTATALAATAVLASAVPAFADGTSPSPVPSATRAATASPSAAPTRDATTAPSAAPTQVGRVPNGAPDTGVVAVTGKSGSGSQEGLVGGGAAALLVLGGSAVFVVRRRRATGA is encoded by the coding sequence ATGCGCCGAACTGTCCTCACGGCCACGGCACTCGCGGCCACCGCCGTCCTGGCGAGCGCCGTACCCGCGTTCGCCGACGGAACGTCCCCCAGCCCGGTCCCCTCGGCCACCCGCGCGGCGACCGCCTCCCCGTCCGCCGCCCCGACCCGGGACGCGACCACCGCCCCGTCGGCCGCCCCGACCCAGGTCGGCCGCGTACCCAACGGAGCGCCGGACACCGGTGTGGTGGCGGTGACCGGGAAGTCCGGGTCCGGGTCCCAGGAGGGGCTGGTCGGCGGGGGCGCCGCCGCGCTGCTCGTGCTGGGCGGCTCGGCGGTGTTCGTCGTGCGCCGCCGGCGGGCGACCGGGGCATGA
- a CDS encoding MHYT domain-containing protein produces MTHQHHLWSSAVYPAFAYAIAFVGAALGLACASRLHAVGLRKGKTWLAAGALSLGSGIWGMHFVGMLGYTIDGVTLNYDVGLTVLSWVVAVLVVGVGMLVAGRGRSWPSLLAGGVLAGLGVGAMHYIGMGAVRMSGAMEYNASVVVLSLVIAVVAATAALWATLRVKGVLPIVGAALVMGLAVTGMHYTGMLAVTPEVIGNGASDSGVPALSFVVPLVTGLSLVVLVVTFAVLMNPLEETIRRAADA; encoded by the coding sequence GTGACACATCAGCACCATTTGTGGTCAAGTGCGGTCTATCCGGCCTTCGCGTACGCGATCGCCTTCGTCGGCGCGGCGCTCGGGCTCGCCTGCGCGAGCCGCCTGCACGCGGTGGGGCTGCGCAAGGGGAAGACCTGGCTGGCCGCCGGCGCCCTGTCGCTGGGGTCGGGCATCTGGGGCATGCACTTCGTCGGGATGCTCGGCTACACCATCGACGGTGTGACGCTCAACTACGACGTCGGGCTCACCGTGTTGAGCTGGGTGGTCGCCGTACTCGTCGTCGGCGTCGGCATGCTGGTCGCCGGGCGCGGGCGGTCGTGGCCCTCGCTGCTGGCGGGCGGCGTGCTGGCGGGGCTCGGCGTGGGCGCGATGCACTACATCGGGATGGGCGCCGTACGGATGTCCGGCGCGATGGAGTACAACGCCTCCGTGGTCGTACTCTCCCTGGTCATCGCCGTCGTGGCGGCCACCGCCGCGCTGTGGGCGACCCTGCGGGTCAAGGGCGTACTGCCCATCGTGGGCGCCGCGTTGGTCATGGGGCTGGCGGTCACCGGCATGCACTACACCGGCATGCTCGCGGTCACACCGGAGGTCATCGGCAACGGCGCCTCCGACAGCGGGGTCCCGGCGCTGTCCTTCGTCGTGCCGCTGGTGACCGGACTGAGCCTGGTCGTCCTGGTCGTGACCTTCGCCGTGCTGATGAACCCGCTGGAGGAGACGATCCGCCGCGCGGCGGACGCCTAA
- a CDS encoding ABC transporter ATP-binding protein, translating to MDSGERVIEAAGVRRSYGGGPGDGFEAVRGVSFEVARGELFALLGTNGAGKTSTVELLEGLARPSGGMVRVLGRDPYAERARVRPRIGVMLQEGGFPAELTVGETARMWAGCVSGARPVDEALAMVGLAARREVRTKQLSGGERRRLDLGLALLGRPEVLFLDEPTTGLDAEGRRDTWELVRELRADGTTVLLTTHYLEEAEALADRLAIMRDGRIVATGTPAEVAGGRPARITFGLPDGWSPGDLPVQVQGYEEHEGRVVLHTDRLQQALTALLRWAADNDVRLERLDAREASLEEAFLAIVDGGVRS from the coding sequence ATGGACAGCGGGGAGAGAGTGATCGAGGCAGCCGGAGTGCGCCGCAGTTACGGGGGCGGGCCCGGGGACGGCTTCGAAGCGGTACGGGGAGTGTCCTTCGAGGTGGCGCGCGGCGAGCTGTTCGCGCTGCTGGGGACCAACGGGGCGGGGAAGACCTCCACGGTCGAGCTGCTGGAGGGGCTGGCCCGGCCGAGCGGCGGCATGGTGAGGGTCCTCGGGCGGGATCCGTACGCCGAACGGGCCCGGGTGCGGCCGAGGATCGGCGTGATGCTGCAGGAAGGGGGCTTTCCCGCGGAGCTGACGGTGGGGGAGACGGCCCGGATGTGGGCGGGCTGCGTGAGCGGGGCCCGGCCGGTGGACGAGGCCCTGGCGATGGTGGGGCTGGCGGCCCGGCGCGAGGTGCGGACCAAGCAGCTGTCGGGGGGCGAACGACGGCGGCTCGACCTGGGACTGGCTCTGCTGGGACGGCCCGAGGTGCTCTTCCTGGACGAGCCGACGACCGGGCTGGACGCCGAAGGGCGCCGGGACACCTGGGAGTTGGTCCGGGAGCTGCGGGCGGACGGCACGACCGTGCTGCTGACCACGCACTACCTGGAGGAGGCCGAGGCACTCGCCGACCGGCTGGCCATCATGCGCGACGGCCGGATCGTGGCCACCGGCACCCCCGCCGAGGTGGCGGGCGGGCGCCCGGCCCGGATCACCTTCGGGCTGCCGGACGGCTGGTCGCCCGGCGACCTGCCGGTTCAGGTCCAGGGGTACGAGGAGCACGAGGGGCGGGTCGTGCTGCACACGGACCGGCTGCAACAGGCGCTGACGGCTCTGCTGCGCTGGGCGGCGGACAACGACGTACGGCTGGAACGGCTGGACGCGCGGGAGGCGTCGCTGGAGGAGGCCTTCCTGGCGATCGTGGACGGAGGTGTCCGGTCATGA
- a CDS encoding ABC transporter permease, whose amino-acid sequence MNSFANFSTSTMAALARAELTLLWRNRTAMVTALLLPAAMVAAIRPTVSQFEGADELSMSGGIGFVLVFVVYYNLVTAYVARREELVLKRLRSGEPTDLEILAGSALPAVSLALAQCAVLLASGALLLDLGVPRRPDLLLAGLGLGLVMMAALAAASTVFTRNVELAQITTMPLLLASLVGSGLVVPLDELPHVMAELCQLLPLSPVMTLVRAGWLGGPEAGAYEVLKALATALAWTALAVFAVRRWFRWEPRR is encoded by the coding sequence ATGAACTCCTTTGCGAACTTCTCGACTTCGACGATGGCCGCCCTGGCGCGGGCCGAGCTCACCCTGCTGTGGCGGAACCGTACGGCCATGGTCACCGCGCTGCTGCTGCCGGCCGCCATGGTGGCGGCGATACGCCCGACGGTCAGCCAGTTCGAGGGCGCCGACGAGCTCTCGATGAGCGGCGGCATCGGCTTCGTCCTGGTCTTCGTCGTCTACTACAACCTGGTGACCGCCTACGTCGCCCGGCGCGAGGAGCTGGTCCTCAAGCGGCTGCGCAGCGGCGAGCCGACCGACCTGGAGATCCTGGCCGGGAGCGCGCTGCCCGCGGTGTCGCTGGCCCTGGCGCAGTGCGCGGTGCTGTTGGCCTCCGGGGCGCTGCTGCTGGACCTCGGTGTCCCCCGCAGGCCGGATCTGCTGCTGGCCGGGCTGGGGCTGGGCCTGGTCATGATGGCAGCGCTGGCCGCCGCGTCCACGGTCTTCACCCGGAATGTCGAGCTGGCCCAGATCACCACGATGCCGCTGCTGCTGGCCTCCCTGGTGGGCTCGGGGCTGGTCGTCCCGCTGGACGAACTGCCGCACGTCATGGCCGAGCTGTGCCAACTGCTGCCGCTGTCCCCGGTGATGACCCTCGTACGGGCCGGCTGGCTCGGCGGCCCGGAGGCGGGAGCGTACGAGGTGCTGAAAGCGCTGGCC